A window of Amaranthus tricolor cultivar Red isolate AtriRed21 chromosome 8, ASM2621246v1, whole genome shotgun sequence genomic DNA:
ATCATGATCTAGTTTTGGTACTTTATCAGATCTGGTTTGATTTAAGATGTTGTTGCATGTTGTTCTTATATCGTTTTATTTAATGTTGGATctgatctctttttttttttgttttgtcatgtttattttaatttgattatgattctgattctgtaatttttttttgtttatatcgttttatttttttgttttattttaatttgatttatgattCTGTAATTTGATCTGGGTTTTGATTGCTTGTTGTTGGTTTTGTAGAGTTGATGAAAGAAATTGGTTTGGATCCAAATTCTTATGAACTTTTTAAGAGGAAAGGACAGCAGTTGGAGAAAATTGAAATGAAGAAGTGTTGAAAATTTATGAACAATTTGATCTATTTATAGAAGATGAAATGTGTATGCTGACTTTTGtgtaaaaaattttagttttgctgataatttgtaatattggaGGGAAAACAAAGAATTTGGGTGGGTAAAAATTTTTGGGGGGGAAATGAAACAATATCTCTCTTAATTATCTGAAATTAAGCTaattatcaactatttttcctttttcttttaaaaataacaacaataaaaaattattacttttactGATGAACAGTAACCTACAAGCTAGGTTTTCAGAATTCTTAATTCTTGTGCAAAGCCTAGTGTAGCAAGTAAaaaagaacagaggaagtattataATAATAGGAGtaactttattttcattttctacttcctccgttctgattTAAATGCTACATTAGGTttggcacaaatattaagaatgcTGAACACCTACTTCATAGGCTACTGTTGAGTTTATAAGATTtgatgtttttgttgttgttaattttaaaagaaaaaggaaaaatagttaAGATTAGGTAAATATTTTGCAGATTAATTTACATGTCAGTTTCATTTCCccccaaaaaatattttcccACCCAAATAATTCCCtccaatattacaaattatcagcaaaagttaaaatttttacaCAAAAGTCAGCATTAACACATTTCATCTTCTATAAATAGATCAAATTCTTCTATAGTCAGcattaaaattttcaacacttcttcatttcaatttcttcatctgttGTCCTCCCCTTTTAAAAAGTTCATAAGAATTTGGATCCAAACCTATTTCTTTCATCAACTCTACAAAACCAACAACAAGCAATCAAAACAACAAATGGCTGAGGTTCAAATTCAAGAAGAGGAATTCATTAATCCTGATATTGaggtatttatttctttttttgaaaacCTTAATATAGATTGTGAATATGACATTTATAATGAGTACACAAGTGAGAATTATGGAAACATCGATGTCAGTTTGAGTTTGGAGGAACCCATAAGCCATGGTCAAACATTAACACATGAagaaacagaaacagaaacatTAAGACAGCAACCAGTAGGTAGTAAGAGGGAACTACCAGTTGAGACCAGAAAGTTAATTGTACAACAGTTAACTAGTTTGTCCACAGAATCAGATAGACGTTTGCCACGGGGTACAATTAAAACAATTGCAATGCAACATAACACATCTAGGTGGACAATATCAAGGCTGTGGGAATCAGCCAAAACATCAATGCAAAATGGCATTTTAATTGATGTTAATAGTAGAAAAAGGGGAAGAGTTGGTAGGAAACCAAAAGTTTTTGACATGAATTTGCTGAATGCTGTTCCGATTGAAAAGAGAACCACAATTAGAGCAATGGCCTCTGCATTAGGCATTGGTCATTCACAAGTTTATAGAATGATGAAATCCGATATTATTAGAGCACATACGAATTCTATTAAACCAAAACTTTCTCATGACCACAAAATGAGAAGAGTCAACTTCATTTTATCCCAAGTAATACCACCCACTGTAGACAACATACCAAAATTCTCACTTATGTATAATGTTGtgcacatagatgaaaaatggTTCTACATGAGTAGGGCAACACAAAGGTATTACTTATTTCCTTGGGAAGAGGAGGAACCATATAGATgtgtgcaaaataaaaatttcataggcaaagtgatgtttatagcaGCTATTGCAAGACCTCACATTAATGCTACAGGTGAAGTGTTGTGGGATGGGAAAATAGGAATTTTTCCGTTTACAGAAACTCATTATGCAGTGAGGAGGTCAGAAAACAGACCAGCGGGTACAGCAACATTACGAGCAATAACAAGAGTTACACGCGACATTCTACGAGACAAACTAATCACTGAAGTGCTACCAGCTATAAGATCAAAATGGCCAGCAAATGGGGTGAAAGATATATGGATTCAACAAGATAACGCCAAGccacatattttaataaatgatcATGCATTCAATGAAGAAGCAAAGAAAGACGGATTTAACATAAGACTTGTTTGTCAACCAGCCTCTAGTCCAGATATGAACATCTTGGACTTGGGATTGTTTAGTGCTTTGcaatcaattcaattcaagtCATTCCCCAAAGACCTCAATGATCTGATAAAGGCAGTCAATGATGCATATGACACTTTTGAACCAAAGCTTTTAAACTACACTTGGATACAGTATCAACTGTGCATGATAGAGGTACTAAAAGCTAAAGGCGGTAATAACTATAAGAATCCACACATTGGAAAACAAAGACTGGACAGGCTGGGTATGCTGCCCAGGCAATTAGAAATTCCACAAGAACTAATTGATGCAGCACGACAATTTTTATCTCATGGTATAATTAATCTCAATGATCTTCCGCaagatgattgaaattaattatcaatatgtAGACATTTTGTAAAGAAAACAGTATGTATGACAACATTTTGTAAGTATACAATTATGCATACCTCTCCATTTAGTCATTGAGGTAGTTATGtcacaaaaaaaaactaagcaagttaaacatcattcatcattccAATTTTCACTTGTGTACGTTTATTTAACTCTCAGATTTAACGATTAATCATCATTTGAAATTGTGCAAATGTAGGTATCTCAGCCTCATCTTAGTGCTTGAACCGGCAATAAGACAAAACACATTAACCATGTGTTAATATCTACTGCTCATGATTTAACTCTAAGGTGGCAATGAAACACACTACTATCTACACATTTCATCAAGCAAATAACAATCATCATTGAgacattaacaaaaaaaacattttcaataaatataaacatcatgaataatatcaaaaataagTTAGAATGCTCATGAGTTAAGACCACAAATTGTCGTCTTGCGTGGCCTCTTTTGCTTAGGTTGCACCTTATCGATTAATGCATAATCCTCCTCATCTGGTAAACCGTAGTACCAAGGTGGGGGTTCTTGATCAggatcttcaacacaatttaattcccaacatttcaaataataatgatcGTACCACGAACCAAAGATATTATCGTATTTTTTACATTCTCTTTGGGATTCTAATGAGTCGCACGCTTTTTCCTTTGTGTCCATCTTCTTAATAATCTTAAGTAGCAACAAAAACATAACAGAGGaagtacacataataaaaatcttatcaTTAGTAATAGATCAAAGTTTAaatcaaagtttaaaaaaacaAGATCATACAACATCATATTTCAAACCAGATCTGGTGAAGGACTAAAACCAGATCTTGATTTTGGGATTAAAAACAgctcaaaaacataatcaaaaaaataacaaaatcaatatCATAAACGTATtacaaataaacattaaataaaaaaaataagagcagatcaaagtttaaaaatatcaaaaaatgaacatgcaagagaatcattaatcaaaacagATCTCATCGACTGCTACAACCACATCATCGTTTTcgtaatttaaaacaaaccaaaaccataatcaaaaaaaaaaaacagaatcaaaatcataatcaaattaaaataaacatgagaaaacaaaaaaagagaTCAGATCCAACATTAAATAAATCGAAATAAGAACAACATGCAACAATATCATAAATCAAACCAGATCTGATAAAGTACTAAAACTAGATCATGATTTTCGGATCAAATCATACCAGATGAAAGCAAAGAGTAAAAagaacatgcaagagaatcattAAAGAAACCAGATCTGATGAAGGACTAAAATAAGATCATGAATCTGGGATTAAATACAGCTTAAAGAAATAATCAAgagaataacaaaaacaaaatcataaacgtataaaaataaacatgaaataaaaaaaaacagagcagatcttagtttaaaaatatcaaaatagacagaacatgcaagagaatcattAAAGAAACCAGATCTGATGAAGGACTAAAACAAGATCATGAATTTGGGATTAAATACAGCTGAAAGAAATAATCAAgagaataacaaaaacaaaatcataaacgtataaaaataaacatgaaataaaaaaaaacagagcagatcttagtttaaaaatatcaaaatagacagaacatgcaagagaatcattAAAGAAACCAGATCTGATGAAGGACTAAAACAAGATCATGAATTTGGGATTAAATACAGCTGAAAGAAATAATCAAgagaataacaaaaacaaaatcataaacgTATAAACATAcacatgaaattaaaaaaaaaaaaaaagcagatcaaagttttaaaaaaatcaaaatacgaAGAATATGCAATAAGAATCAAGATTTTAGGATCAAAGCATACCAGATGACGATTAAAGCAAAGTGTATAAAGAATATACCAGAAGAAATAGAGAAATTTCGGAAAACCCAAATGTAAACCTTTAATCAAATACAAAACCAAAGATCAGAAATAAAACCAGATATAATCCATCCTTTCGTAGTCAATAGTGAAAGAAAACCCAAATAATGAAATCAGAGACGGCAAAGAAATGAAAGAAAACCAAAGATCTTTAGGGTTAGAACTTTCCAGAGAGAATGAGAGAGATGGAGAGGGGAAAATGGCAAAGGAAGAGAAATGGGATTAGGGTTAGGAAAGGAACCGGGTTACTTATATAAAGAGCAATCAACGGTCAGATCTGGGCAAACCAAATCCAACGGTTCACATTCATCCCACCATTAATATAAGTAGTTGGAAAGGTTTGTTTAAATgggagaaataattaattgagatAGTGTATTTAAATAgaggaaataattaattgggatGGTGGGTTATGGGAGATTAGTTGAGTTTTTAATGAGAATAATAAATATGgagggaaaattaattttaattggaaataaataaagattaaataattgTAGGTAAAAAAGTTAGAgaggtatagagtaggataaaagtaggggtaggtagaattttaaatgattgttttattaccaaaaatggaaatgtagcaagtattatgaaatttccaaaaatggaatatgtagcaagtattatggaacggaggaagtatttagCAATGTTACACATTAACATCATAATGCATTGACTTCATAAAATCTTTAATCATTGCACCCTTACCATTTTGTCAAAGCagataattattttttggtGAAGAATCCAGCTACTGTTTCATTCAACAGAAGTCacccatttcttttttttataaaagtaattaatttaatttaagattaattaaatatttttataaataaaaaaactttgacTAATATGTTTCCATTTGAACGAAAAACAAGCAAGTAAACTACTTAATTCTTGATCTTGATCTTGATCATGATAGGAGTTGAATCTAAATTTCCTACTAGACTTGAAACTTGCTCATAACTGCATACACCATTAAATTTACATAACTTATTGTATTTGATTGagtcaatataactttaaatgtCCATAAGCAAATTATTTGGGTATTGCATCAAGGGAAAGTACTTGTATCCTCAATAGTAAGAGGTGATAtagaagaaaacagaaaaaacaGAATAGATAAGAATAATTGAAAAGATTGAAGTTTTGATGAACAAAGTACACatataaagataaataataTCTTGAACTATATTTTATTAACAAATTCAACCTTATACGTAGAAGAAATATCACTCACAAACTTAATCATTCACTATCAAGTTTTAAGCTCTTAACTTTAATTCAGTTCACTCATCTAATATAAATGAAACTCTTTATATAAAGTTTCTTAAATGTTTAAAATAATCCTAGTTGAAAAAACCAAATGTACCAAATGTGCCCACCATTACTATGAGGCCAAATAGAAACTTGTCATTTGCCCAGCATTGGCTGCTCAAATAAGCGCTTATGTTGCTCGAACAGAGTTGTCAAGCCCATTACTACCTTGTTGCG
This region includes:
- the LOC130820384 gene encoding uncharacterized protein LOC130820384; amino-acid sequence: MCTSSVMFLLLLKIIKKMDTKEKACDSLESQRECKKYDNIFGSWYDHYYLKCWELNCVEDPDQEPPPWYYGLPDEEDYALIDKVQPKQKRPRKTTICELMKEIGLDPNSYELFKRGGQQMKKLK